Sequence from the Phalacrocorax carbo chromosome 8, bPhaCar2.1, whole genome shotgun sequence genome:
caagcctggcaatattcaagaagcacttggacaatgccctcagagacatggtgtgaatctggggttgtcctgtgcagggacaggagttggactcgatgatccttgaatgtcccttccaactcagggcattctatgattctatgaacttgtGTCCCAGCACTCATCCTCAGGGGATGACACTGGGGCTCAGAGGAGACCCTCAACATCTGAaagtgctgcctgcagcacatgGACAACCACAGGCACGGCCACAGCAAGGATCCTTACCGCCGTCTGTTCCCCACACGCTGGCTGTGCATCCACCAGGACACTCAGCAGCATCCCACTCACCATCAACACAATGGTGAACCAAAGGCCCAAAAGCAGGAGCTTGCCCCTGGCACCACCTCTGTCCCACCACAAGCGTGCTGAGAGTTGCGCTGTAGGGCAGTACTTGGGCCAAGCTGTTGCCAAAGCATGTTTTCCGTGTGCTCAGTTCACACATGGGGAAAAAGCATTGGTGCTCAGTACTAGTCTGAGGGGAGGAGGCTGGATCCCACATGGCTTATGCATCAGCAAGGGCATTTCAAGCTTTTGCTTGCACATTCTGCCCTGGGCAAAACAAGGTGCCTGACGGCAAACAGCTTGTGTCATGGGGATCCTGCCTGGGAAAGCCTGCTGCTGCTCGGATTACAAAGGATAGCAAAGACTGAGCAAAAACTCTAGACCAGGTAGGACATGTCATTACAGACCCAGAGCCTGCTGTAGCCCAGGGCTGGCTCTGTACCAAGTGACAAAGTTTAGAGATTCCATCGTTTGAACTTTGTCTCAGGAGAAACACAAGACAAGCACAGGCTCCTACCTTTTCCCCACCCAGGAGCTGCTTCAGAGCGCCTGCATGGGGGAGCATGTGCAACCGAGAAACTCAGACATGAATGTTTTGGGGGGTCATAGACAAAAACTACCATTGTTCAGCTCACCCAAGTCCTTACGATGGGCAGTTATCAACCACCAGGACAGGGAGACGTTCCCAAAGCAGCTTGAAACACAGCACACATACCTTTGCAGCATGCCTCAGGTTTTAACAGACTCTTACTTTACTGACCTGATTTCACCGTGGCTGTGGGTGACAAGAAATCTGGCTATACACGCAGCAAAGCTCCAAAGAGTCTGGGTCAGTACCTCTCCTGGTACAGGAGTGATAGACCATGTCCTGCCTGCAGGCATTCTGCAATACTGTGCCATAAGCAAaattctcttccccttgctcacaagctcctgctttcctgcaggtGGAGGTGGCTGTGGTTTGAAAACTCCCAACTCTCTCTGTTGCTGCAGAGAAAAACCAGCAGAGTCAGAAATTACtagcacagcagcaggcagcagtaTTTCCTCATCTAGTCTGGTTAGTGAACACCAAGTAACACCCACACCTTTTAGGCAGAATGCGGAAGAGCCCCTACCATGGGACATGGCCTCTGTGCTCACAAGGGGACTCTGCTGGCAGATCTTTAGCACAGAAATAGAGATCTCACCCCATAAAGGCCATTTGTAAATGGTCCTTtgtgaaggctttttttctagTGAGAAGTGCCCAGATGCATTCAGAGCCACAGGAGAACATGGCGAGTGAGGCCCACTGAAGTGGCACCAAGGGCTACAAGACTAAGGCAAACCAGGGACAGAGGCCCAGCTATTTTTGCAGAGGACACGCGAAGGGAGGATGCAACCTGTTGCGATCACACCCCTACAGAGAAAGCCTGTTCTTCTCTCCACCGCATCCCTGAAATCATAACCTGCCTGTGGATACTTCAAGTGTTCATACAGGCTGTCCATTGAGCCATCCTTAACTGAGCTGCCGTACAGCATGCCTGCTACAACACACTGCAcacaaaaggggaaaatgtcATGAAGTGAAGCTGTGAGAGAACAgtagcaaaaataaaaccagatgtCAAGATTTCAACTGTTAGCAGAGTTCTGCAAAATGAACCACCACCAATGGCCAGTGGACAGCCGTTATCTACATGATGGTCCATGAATGGACTTATTAGGAACAAATGCACATGTGGGCACAGAAGTACCAGAGAACACCACACCTGGGCAGCTAATTAGTGCAGCAATCCCTGACAACTCAACTGCATGAAGAAAGATGACACGCACACACAGGCATGCGTTTCTCAGAGGCCACCCAAGGGACTGTTAACATGTTCAAAGTGCTCGAAGGCCATGGACTACAGCCCTTAGTTTAGGCATTTGGATCAGGAATAGTGAGAAAACTTTCAATCATAAAATCACTAACATTGAAAAAGACTTGtaggatcattaagtccaactgtcaacccaacaccaccaggcctcctaaaccatgtcccagagtgccacgtctacacattttttgagcacctccagggatggtgactccaccacctctctgggcagcctgtgccaatgcctgacccctatttcagtaaagacatttttcctaatatccaatctaaacctcccctgacgcagcttgaggccatttcctctcattctatcactagtaacttgggagaagagcccaacacccacctcactacaacctcctttcaggtaattgtagagcgataaggtctcccctcagcctcctcttctccaggctaaacaaccccagctccctcagccgctcctcataacacttgtgctccagacccttcacaagctttgttgcccttttctagatgtgctccagcacctcaatgtaCTTGTACAGacaggcccaaaactgaacacagcatttgcGGTGCGGCCCCACCTgcgccgagtacaggggcacaatccctgccctgctcctgccggccacactattcctgatacaagccaggatgctgttggccttcttggccatctgggcacactgctggctcagcagTGCTGATTCAGCcggtgctggtgctggtttagccggctgtcaaccagcacatccaggtccttttccactgggcagctctccagccactcttccccaagcctgtaacaTAAATCCACAGCCCCACCTGATTAAAGTGGCAGTCAGAATGAGCAGCAGTTTggggcagggaaaaaagaaaaagaagcaactgcaattcttttttttattattagcaaATGGACAGTATCTGGACATCTAAAGGAAATCAGCCCTTTCCAACATTAACTCAAATGTCGTTGTCATTTACTTGCACCACTCCCACACCTTAGTCTTTGTCTTTCACACAGCCAGAACCTTTGGGTaaacaaagagcaaagaaacaaaataaaaattacaatgtATACAGGCTTCCTACCAACTAAATGGACTTTGATTTTTGGAGATTAGCGATGCTTTGTTCATTTGACTTCGCAAGTAATATCAAAACAtctcaagttttaaaataaaaaaatactacaATATTCACATATAaaacttaaatatatttgtttaaaaattaaaggattGCTAATAGCTATTGATTTATCACAGCTGTCTCTTTCAACAGAAGCTCTGCTGATGAAGCACTGAGAATTTAAAGTTCACAAAGTGACATTCACATTCTatgctgctcctgggcagagtTAAGATGCTGCCACGCTTGTGAGACGGCGCCGCTGGAGACTCGTCCGGGAGTTCAACTGAAACATGTCCCACTGACAGGGTAAGGCAAGGCCACAGAACAAGGCAAATGCCCTTGTTCAGTGGGGCTGCCCACTTCCCAAGAGCAGAAATGCAGGTCCTCACATCACCATCACATGCACATCCTATCTAGCTGTCTGCAttcccagctccagctcttcAGTTCATGGCTGGGCAAATGGAGTGGAAATGACTAAGAGGTACGTGAcactcccctcccctctgcaaTTCCGTCCCTGCTAACATACTCCTGTGTTTTATTAAATAGTCATTGAATAAAGTGACTGGAGAGAAAAAGGTCATGGGTCCGTCTCCTCCCTGGTGTAACTCTGCAGAGCGCACTGGAACCACACCAGTGGGGGTTCTGCCCCACCACGCTGAGCGTGCAAGCTTTACACAAACAGGGCAGACAAAGGAGCAAGAATCTACAATGGATAAATTCAATCCACCCTTACGCAATCTCATCCACAATAAGAGAGATCATTAAGTGTGCTTGAAAGGCAAGAGAATCAAATTTTGCCTAACAAATCTGGATTCTGTGATGGAATCCAGGTTTGGTTACTTCGTTTTCATGTCACCATTCAAAGGAAGCAGAAACTAGGACAAACAACAGCTACAGTATTTATCTCTTTGGTAACTTCTGTAAAAGAGTCTCAAAGCAACAGGTACATCTTACAGTAATCATCATAAAAGCCCGACAAGATCCTGTAAAAATTCAATAGACTGAAAAAACTGGGGcatgaacaggaaaaatagcTTGCTCAAACTTAAATGGGGCCTGTGGGAGGATGAGAAAGACTGCACAGGAACTGGACCCCTCAGATTCCTGCTCTAGCCACACAACAGCGCCTCAGTGAAAGCAGATCCCAGATACACAAGCTGAATCAATAACCTCTTAATACAGACAGAAGGTCTGGAGCGCGTTTCAGGGTATTTCTTTAAGGCAAAACATGGGTGCATACTAGCTGAGGAGACAAGCAGGCTTGGCAACTAGTCCGAAGGTGGACGAAGTACATGTACTATACTTTCACACTCAAGTGGCGCTGTGGGTCAGTTTAAAGAGGATCTGGATCCCTCACTTCCAGGATGTCACACACTACTTTTAAATCTGGCTCAGGTAGGTCGCAGCCTTTCTTATGACAGAAAACTCCCTGCTGTGTAAAATGCCTTCCCTTTTGTTTAGTACCTTATAAATTAAGTTGCACATTCAAAGTTAGTTTCTACAACCTGCTCTGCCCTCAGACTGCAGAAAGACTCAGCTGATACAGCAGCGGCCGAAGAGGCAGCAGGGAACCCAACCGCTCCTTCCAGCTGAAGATGCCGTTTCCTCAGAACAGGCTGCAGACAGGCTTGAGACAGCAAGACTTGCATTGCCATGTTTCATATTTTACCTGTTCTTTGTCTTGAGCAACAGCATAACCTGGTGACCCAGTCAGCATGCAGACCAACAAAACAATGACCAAGAAGTCCTGTATGTCTCTGAAATTTCCAATAACGTGATAAAAAAAGAGCACTGAACAAGAGACTTGTCCAAAGTGATCTAATGCTGCCATGAAGGTACCGAGTCACCCACATACAGCTGTCGCAAAAGCAGCTGGCACGGAGCATATTAGAAAAGTGCACCTTCCTTAAGTTTCTGGAATGACAACCAACTAGCTGCACATAGTCTCCCCAGATGAAAGACTCTCGATAGCTGCTAATTGAAGGCTGCGGTAATCTTGAAGTCCACCAGAAAAGTATTATGCAACTGAAGCCTGCAAAGGAATGGGAGAAGAATAAGCTTTCCTCTGAACCAGTGATGTCATCCACCATAAGTAAAGAGTTTTTGGAAGTGGATCTCAACACTGTCAGGCCACGGATCCAATTCCAGAAAGTGAAATGGCAAGAATTAACAGATCAGTAAGAAACAACCTGAAAACAACCATTCCTGCCCTGGTTTTGCATAGTGCAGGTCATAGGCTGGTTTATATAAGTTTTCTGTCATTATACTGCTTGCTGCTCTGTAAAGGGTTAAATTCTGATCTTACTCGGTGACTGTACCCTTTCAGCTGAGATAAATGGACTCCCAGGCAAAAGGACCACAGGGAAATACATATGCCATGCTGTGAAAACAACATGCCTCTAAGAGGATGGCTTGAGGTCAGCTTTCGCTTCCTCAGccttctgcttctcttgctttcttgTCACCGCTATGAAAATTGGTTCAAGGGCACTTGGGACTTTTAgtagaaaagatttttctccttGCGTCAAAACCCAAAAGATTTAATCTTTACTATGACTATGCAAAAGTAGAATCTAAATGTCATCTAGAAGCTAGTGTGATCTGAGTACCATTATTGGAGAGCTGAGAATATAAAACAGTTCAGATTTCCTGCTTAAGGGCATGTCTCCATTTTGCCAGCAGCTGCAAGGAAGAGCATATAGTCTATCATGTTTGAGAGCTGCACAATTACCCATCCGGGAAGAGAGATGTCTCTCCTCtaaaacagactttttagcTGGAGAAAGAGAGATTTGAGAACAGTTTTCTGGCTCCACCAAGAACCGCTACTCCCTGTTTTACCCTTGGATACAAGGGGGCAAGCTGAAGTTTTACCTGGAGAACAAATATTAACACGTTAGAGTCTGACCTAACAACAGAATTCTCTTAAAACTTCATCCCTATTCAACTGTAGTACGACAGAATTTCATTAATTCGGGATTGTTTTCCTGAAGTGACATGAGAAGAAGCTGCCCCTAAATGTCATTTCAAGTGATCCCCAACAGAGGGGCCTGGGGACAAGGGAAGACACCAAAACCAGCCTGATAATACTACTCAGCCATTTGGACTTTTCCTCTTCCGAgtgctttgcaaagaaaaagccTTACCACATCCCTGTGAGGTAGGTCAATACGTATTATTATATTCCCTTAACACAGATatggaaactgaggcagagaagtTACTTTCCTGAAGGCCACTGCAGGAATCTGTCTCAGAGTTGGAACCAGGAGACAAGATTCCTTAACTCTCAGAGaacttccctttctctcccctatctcccctcttccccatgCAAGTCTTAATGGAGAAATGAGCAACAGAGAGAGGGGCTACAGTGCCACGTTTCTGGCAAATAGCAGGACTCCTAGTACTACTCCACACACCCCAAAAAGGATTATTAAATATACAAGTACCTTAGAATTAATGGCAAAATGACTGCACACATTATAAAGAAGCCAACGTACAATACAAACCTAGCTCAATAAATAAGCAAAGACATGCAGCTGCAGTTGTGACTGGGTGCTGATGGTCCTCGGCTCAGTAAGGTCCCAGATGCCGACAGGGAAGCCCATGTCATTCCTGTGATTCTACTGCCACGCCGACGAGTGCGTGTCTGATAGTGCGACCGTGGAGTTTGTAGCCATCCTGAGTCACCAGTGCTATCGTGCCCGGCTGCATTCCCTCAGCTGGTACGTGGCAGACTATTTCATGGTCATAAGGATCATATTTGCCACCAACAGGGTTCATCTTCTGAAGGCCATGTTTGGCAAATACACTTTGCAATTTAGCCTCTATGAGAGAGAGGCCTTCATAGATTTTCTTCAGGGTTGGATTTGGATTACTAGGCTCCGCTTCTTCTGCGGCACTCTCGGCAGTCTTCTCCAAGATATCTGCTACCTCCACGAGGTCCCTGCAGAAACTCTGGATCCCTACAGGCACAAAGAAGCAAGAAGTAAACAAAGGGGAGTTTACAGAACGTACAGAGCTACAGCACCAATGACAAGCACGAAGTCAGAGCAATTTGAAAGCACCTTTAAAGCTCCTGATTGATTTAAGCTCTTACTTTAGTGAGAGCACACAGTGTCTTCTGTATCCTGTAGCCAAAGCTTTATCATTACATGGGTTTTAATTGAAAGACTCCCCAAATCCAGGTATATGCAGGAAAGGTACATCTATACACATCAACACAGATACACAGAAAGATAGCAAGTATACCTGACGAAGAAGAGCATTAGTGTTTCACTCCAAAAACTTCTTGCAACTAAGACATGTCATTCAGGACTCTGTTCCACACCCTCTCGtgcagtcacagaatcacagaatggcagggattggaagggacctctggagatcatcttgtccaacccccctgcttgagcaggcacacctagagcaaggggcacaggaacgcatccaggcgggttttgaatgtttccagggaaggagactccacagcctctctgggcagcctgtgccactgctccgttaccctcacagtaaagaagttttttctcatgtttagctggaacttccagtgctccaacttgtgcccattgccccttgtccggtcattgggcaccactgacaagagtctagtcccatcatcctgacacccacccttcagatatgataggtattgatgagattcccccctcagtcttctccaggctgaacaaacccaggtctctcagcctttcctcataagggagatgctccagtcccctgatcatctcagcagctctccactggactggctcaagcagttccctgtccttctttaATTGGGGGGCCCAGAacaggacacagcactccaaatgtggtctcactagggcagagtagagggggaggataacctctctttacctgctggccacactccttttaatgcaccccaggatactgttggccttcttggccacaagggcacagtacTGGCTCacagggtcagcttgttgtccaccagcactgcaaggtccttctcaacagagccgctttccagtagttcagcccccagcctgtactggtgcatggggttgttcctccccaggtgcagaaccTTGCACTTGCAAGTCCCACAGACATAAATGTTCTGCCAAGCAACTCACACAAATACCCATGCACACAGGGAACAAATGCAATGGGGGAAAGTAAAAATAACGCATGACCATTCAAAAGTACATCCGCTATTTTATGTGTAAGTTAAAACTGTTGTGGAAAGACTGGACAAAATGGTTCTTGGGTTGGTGACCAAAAGTCATGCAGTCTTCTTCATTAGGAAAACGGGTTTAGACCAGATGCATTTCCAGAAGTGGTGTATTACACAGTGCAGAAATTTCAGGAAAACCAGCCTCCCTCAGTGATGTAGGTTGCATAACTTACTGGAAAGACACATTaggaaaatggagaaagagaaacaagagCTTGGTGCTGTCTATACCTGTACATATGTGTTTAAACACGCACAGAATGAAGAAGCATTAAGGAGAAGCAACAAAGGAGCAGGCAAAAGCAGACCAACTACCAACCATgccacagaatcatagaatcatttaggttggcAGAGACCTTTAAcatcatcgagtccaaccataaacccaacactgccaagtcctcCACTAAACCAggtccctaagcaccacatctgcacgtcttttaaatacctccaaggatggtgactctaccacttccctgggcagcctgttccagtgcttgacaaccctttcagtgaagaagtatttcctaatatccaatctaaacctcccctggcgcaacttgaggctgtttcctcttgtcctattgcttgttacctgggaaaagagcccaacacccacctcactataacctcctttcaggcttTCCTCTTGCAGCAGAGTCTGTTTTAATGCTCTACAGACCCCCATGCCTCACTCCACGAGCAACTTCTAATGAAGAACCTCATTTTCCTTCAAATCTGAAGCATGCTACATATAAAATTCAAAGAGctcaaaaaaaatcatttcaaaaCCAACTGTGGCGATTATCCCAGAACTCAACAGCCATTTTACAGCACAACAGATAGAATGGTAAGAAGAATACAGCAGCTCTAATTTCAAAGCTACTGGAACTAACAAAAAACCTTCTGAGAGTCATGCAGTGTGGAGAATGTGTTTTTCATTCTCAGAGATGGTGCTGGCAGAGTGCAATGATTAAACAGCAGTTTCTTTGCCCATCACCTGCCCCCATTGCCAAAGCTACAAATCCAGCTCAATTCACTGATGCTAAAGTATTTATTATATAAAGTTTTAAACAACATCTGACATAGGAACTGAAAACCTTTGTCCCAGGCAGAATCTACCTCCTAAAAGCTagagcagaagagaagagcCTGTTAATACATTAAAGGAAATCACAACCTGATGGCACGGTTAAGAGTATAAAATACACCCTGCCAGAGCCAATTCACAGCATACAGAAGGACTTGTAATTTCAACCAAGTCAGTGGAACTACACTCAATTGCATCAAGactattttattagaaaaagatCACAAAACAGTCACTGAGATAAACCTGACAGGACACAGCTACTGGACATACAGAAAAAGTAGCAAGTAAGCCCAGACACCAACTGTCCAGGCCTAACTTCATGCTTTATAATGAACAAGGGCAGGACGAGGGGAGGGAAAAGCTGTTGATCAGCTTTTTATGCTcagacaggcaggcaggccAGCCACTGCAGTAAACACAGCTCTGCCTCACTTTCCTTACCAAAGAGCTTGGCATCTTCCACAAACTTCTGCGTTCTCCTCCGGACATTCTCAGAATCTGCCAAAGCTTTCCGGTATCGCTCCTGTAACCACAATAGCAAGGGGAGACATCAAGCACAGAGGTAAACCCCACTTCCTGACAAGTTGGCAATCCCTTAGAAACGCCTTAAAAAGAGCCCACTTCACATCAGAATGTCATGCTGGGCTCCTGTGTTTTCATTACATACAGACCCAAGTCCCTCTCCTACTGATTAATCAGCACAACCACAACTCCCTCAGAAGACCCAAATGAAGGCCAGAAGCATTCAGGGCGCAGCTCAGTTGAACACCGCACTGTCAGGCTGTTGCTTTTTGCATGACTCACTGCAGCTATTGAGGCTCTCCTTTCCCTAGCAGGCAGGTTGGCGGTCTCAGCAACAGGCCTACAACCAGCTGATTTATCGCTTGGTGCAGTAGTACTCTCAGGGCGATGATCTCCAGAACTGCCTGCCCAGTGCTGTGGTATCTAATCCTCTCCTTAGTCACATCTGTTCTTCAAAGTCCCTATAACATCATCCCTACCATTTCTACCACATACAGCTGTCACTAAAGAGGACTTTCCTTCTCAGACAATCTGGCTCCGGTGTGACACAGTACGTGACACAGGACGAAGATACTGCCATTCCATCCCTCTGTACAATGCTGTGAAATTGACCAGACCAACTCCAACATATGGTCTGCCTGCCAGAATCACACTATCAGTGTCTTGCT
This genomic interval carries:
- the GRPEL2 gene encoding grpE protein homolog 2, mitochondrial; the encoded protein is MAARSLRRFGTVLGVPWRGSLYFRRSPCGFSTAAQQRSTGDECGPEDPHDEPKHPLSDCALQHKAIKLEEQVRDLTERYRKALADSENVRRRTQKFVEDAKLFGIQSFCRDLVEVADILEKTAESAAEEAEPSNPNPTLKKIYEGLSLIEAKLQSVFAKHGLQKMNPVGGKYDPYDHEIVCHVPAEGMQPGTIALVTQDGYKLHGRTIRHALVGVAVESQE